The region CGGGGTTCGACGTTAAGGTTTTAGCCTACGACGTAAAGCCCAAAGAGGAGCTGGTAGAGCGATTCGGGGTGGAGTATGTAAGCCTTGAGGAGCTTCTCTCCCGCTCCGACATCGTCTCACTCCACGTTCCCTACCTTCCATCAACCCACCACCTCATAAACAGGGAAAACATCAAGCTGATGAAAAAGGGGAGCTACCTTGTTAACACTTCACGGGGAGCGGTTGTAGAGACCGATGCCATAGTAGAGGCCTTGAAAGAGGGGAGGCTCGCCGGAGTAGCCCTCGATACTTTCGAAGGAGAAGAGGTGTGGACGGAAGAGGAGCTGATAATCTTCAGGGGCGAGAAGGACGTATCTCCGGAAGTTTTAAAGAAAGCAATAGAGACCTTCGCCCTTGCCCAGTTCGATAACGTTATACTCTCTCCTCACAACGCCTACAACACCCACGAGGCCATTATGAGAATCCTCACCAAAACGCTGAAAAACCTGGTAGAGTTTAAAGAAAAGGGACGGTGCACCTACCCGGTTTACAAATAACAACAAGGAGGGAGGATGAAGGTAAAGTTTGAACTCTCGCACTTTCCGGAGAAGAGCTACGAAGAGGTGCTCGAGGAGGTAGAGGCGAGAAAACTAGTCAACCCGGAGAAAATGCCCTTTTCCAAGCTTCCGTGTGAGGAGGAGCTCTTAAAAATCAAACGGGAAGTCGAGAAGCTAAAGGAAAAGAGCGACACCCTCGTGGTTGTGGGAATGGGAGGCTCCTCGAGAGGAGCAAAGGCCCTCCACGAGGCGGTTGGAAAAAAGGATGAAAAGCTCAAATTCCTCGATAACGTTGACCCGAACCTGATTTCGAAAACCTTTAACGAGCTCAACTGGGAGAGGAGCTCCTTTGCGTTCATCAGTAAATCGGGAAGGACCCTTGAGACCGTAACGGTTATGAACCTGGTTTTAGACCAGCTGAAAAAGCGCGGGCTCAGCCCCCAAGGGAGAACCGTTTTCATAGGAGACCCGGGCAACAGTTTCCAGCAGCTTGCCCGAGAGCTCGGCTCGGCCTTTATCCCCATCCCCAAAGAGGTGGGGGGAAGGTTCTCGGTGTTCACGGCGGTAGGCCTGGTGCCGGCGATGTTTGCCGGCTACTCGGTGGAGAAGCTCCTTGAGGGGGCGTTCGACCTGCTGGAGACTCCACTTCCGGCCCTCTACCTTGCGGCGGCCAAGTACCTGCACTACCAGGCGGGAAGGAAGATATCGGTGGTTATGCCCTACTCCTCTTACATGGCCGAGTTTACAGAGTGGTACGTTCAGCTCTGGGCCGAGTCGCTGGGAAAGGAGGGCAAAGGGCAGACGCCGCTGAAGGCGGTGGGGACCGCGTCGCAACACGCGATTCTGCAGCTATTCATGGACGGCCCCGACGATAAGTTCTTCCAGCTCTTCTTCGTTAAACACTACGCCGAGGACCCGAAGCTCCCTCAAGAGTGCTACATACTACCGTTCCTTGCAGGGAAAAAGGTGTCGGAGGTTATGGAGGCCGAGTTCAAGGGAACCGTTCACGCCCTAAAGAGCAGGAACAGGCCCATGGTGATTTTTGAGATGGAGGAGCTTTCGGAGTACCAGATGGGCTACCTGTTTATGGGTTACATGGTTGCGGTAGTGGTTATGGGGAAGCTCTTAGGGGTGAACCCTTACGGCCAGCCGGCCGTTGAAATAGGCAAAAAGGTTGCAATAGAAGAGCTCAGGAGGGAGAGCAATGACGAAGGAGGTATGCAGTGAGAGAGAGGTTGAAGAACTAAACCGGGAGATAGTAAACAGGCTCCTTAAAGGGGCCCCCGGTGAAGAGGAGACCTCGGTAATCCTCTGGAACAACAAGAGGGTATGGGGGAGGGGGGATAAACTGAAAATAAGAATAAAAACGCCCTGGTCCCTAAAGGAGGCCCTAAAGCAGTTCAACGACCTCTCACTTGCAGAGAGCTACATATACGGCCTCATAGACCTTGAAGGGGACATCTTCCTACTGTTCCCGCTGGTGGACTGGATACTCCAGAGGCGGTGGCCGCTGAGCGAGAAGGTGAAGCTCTGGAGGCTCATAAGGCGACTGCCGGGAGAGGCCCAGATAAAACGGTGCTGGGCCGAAGTAGACGGTGAGCTTCACTCCATAGAGAGAGATAAACAGGCGATACAGTACCACTACGACGTGTCAAACGACTTCTACCGCCTGTTCCTCGATAGAAACATGGTTTACTCCTGCGGCTACTTCAGAACACCCCACGACTCCTTAGACAGGGCCCAGGAGCAGAAAATCGACTACATCTGCAGGAAGTTGATGCTAAAGCCCGGCGAGCGGTTCCTCGATATAGGCTGCGGCTGGGGTGCCCTAATCATACACGCCGCAAAGAAGTACGGCGTTTACGCGCTGGGGATAACCCTAAGTGAAAACCAGTACCGCTACGTGAAGGAGAGAATAAAGGAGGAAGGGCTTGAAGGTCGGTGTGAAGTTCTACTCGCCGACTACAGGGAGCTCAACGAGCCCGAGAGCTTCGACAAAATAGCAAGCGTAGGAATGTTTGAACACGTAGGCCAGAAGAGGGCCCTCACCTACTTTAAACAGGCCTACAACCTGCTGAAAGAGAAGGGAATCTTCCTAAACCACGCGATAAGCTGTAACTACCATGAGTTCGGAAAGCCCGCCTCCCAGTTCATAAGGAAGTACGTATTCCCCGACGGAGAGCTCCTGCCCATCTACCTAACCGTTGAGAAGGCAGAGGAGGCCGGCTTTGAAGTAAGGGACGTAGAGTGCCTGCGGGAGCACTACACACTCACCCTTATGCACTGGGTCAGAAACCTGGAGAGGAACTACAAAAAGGCCGTTGAGATTGCCGGAGAGGAGCGCTACAGAATCTGGAGGCTCTACATGGCCTCCAGCGCCTACCAGTTCCTCACAAACCGAATAGGGCTCTACCAAACGCTCCTCGTAAAAACGGCAAAGGACGGCTCATCGGGCTTTCCGCTAACACGGGAACACTTATACCGGGAGGGGTAATGAAGGCGGTTGTCATGGCCGGGGGCTTTGGAACCAGAATCCAGCCCCTTACAAATTCTCTGCCCAAGCCTATGCTCCCGGTCGTGAACCTCCCCATGATGGAACACACGATGAAGAAGCTCGTTGCCCTCGGGGTAGAGGAGTTCGTGATACTCCTCTACTACAAACCCGAGGTGATAAAGGAGTACTTCGGGGACGGCTCAAGACTGGGGGTAAAGGTAAACTACGTTCTGCCGGAGGCAGACTACGGCACCGCAGGCGCCGTAAAAAAGGCCCAACAGTTTCTAAACGAAACCTTCATAGTAGTAAGCGGCGACGTCATAACCGACTTTGACTTCAGGGAGATAGCGGGGTTTCACGAGTTCAAAAAATCCCCGGTTACCATAACGCTTACTTCGGTATCGAACCCCCTACAGTTCGGAATAGTGATAACCGACAAAGAGGGGAAAATACTAAAGTTCCTTGAAAAGCCCGGATGGGGAGAGGTCTTCAGCGACACAATCAACACGGGCATTTACATAATGGAGCCCGAAGTTCTCGACTTCATACCCGAGAACGTCCCCTTCGACTTCAGCAAAGACCTCTTCCCGCTCCTGATGGAGAAAGGGATTGAGCTGTTCGGCTTTAAAGCCCAAGGCTACTGGAAAGACGTAGGGAACCCCGACGCCTATAGGGAGGTCCACCGGGACATCCTTCAAGGGAAGGTGAAGCTTCAAATTCCGGGAAAACTCGTAAAGCACAGGGAGGGCGTTCTCTTCCTGCAGGGAGATGCGGAGATTCCCAAGAGCGTCAAAATCAGGGGGACCGTTGTTGTAGGCAAGGGCGTAGAGGTCGGAGAGGGCACCCTCCTTGAGAACACGGTGATAGGCCCCGAAACCGAGGTGGGTAAACGGTGCCAGCTGAGGGAGTGTATCCTGTGGGACAGGGTAAAAGTGGGAGACGACTCCAAACTCAGAAATACCGTTATCTGCTCCTTTACAGAGCTGGGAAGCGGGGTAACGGCCCTGAAGGGGGCCATCATAGCCGAGAAGGTGAAAATAGAGGACAACGTCCAGATTGCCAAAGACGTTGTTATATGGCCGGAGAAGTTCGTTGAGAGCGGCTCAATAGTCTCCTCAAACCTGGTTTGGGGAGAGAGGTGGAAGCGCTCCCTCTTTGAGGGGGGCAGAATATCGGGAAGGATAAACGTTGAGCTCTCTCCGGAGCTTGCGGCAAAGCTGGGAGCCGCCTTCGGAAGTACCCTGCCCGAGGGGAGCTGGGTATACACCAGCAGGGACTACCACAGGGCCTCCAGAATGATTAAAAGAGCCTTCGTTTCCGGCCTCCTCTCTACAGGGGTGAACGTTTTAGACCTGAGGCAGTTCCCCCATCCGGCCATGAGGTTCCTCCTCGAGAACACGAAGAAAGTGGCCGGAGTCCACTTTGAGGCCTCTGTAGGCTCCCCCGGACACACCGACATTCTCTTCTTCGACGAAAACGGTCTGCCAATAGACACAAACCGGGAAAAGGCCATAGAGAGGATTTTCTTCAGAGAGCGCTTCAGAAGGGTCGGACCCTCTGAAGTGGGGCTGATAAAGGAGAGCTCCTACGCCGCAGACAGGTACCAGCGGGCAATAGAGGAGTCTATAGACCACAAGATAAAGCAGCCTTCGTACCGGGTTGTGGCCGACCTTATGAACGGCGTTTACTCGGCCCTATACCCCGAGCTCCTGGCCCACTTTAAGGTGGAGAGCGTGGTTTTAAACTCCTACTTCTCCGAGGAGAAGATAACCCACCTACCCATTCTGAAGGAGAAGGCCCTGTGGAGCGTTCCCCGAATAGTGAAGGCAACAGAGGCAGACATCGGGTTCATCATCTACCCCAACGGAGAGCGGTTAAAGGTCATATCGGATACGGGGGAGTTCGTTCCCAACTACAAGCTACTGCTGCTGTTCCTGTTGGCCCTCGACAGGGCGGTAGAGCAGCAGGTAAAGGTGCTGGTGCCCGTTAGCTGCCCCTCCGTTTTAGACGGCAAGCTGAAAAACGTTATAGTTGAGAGGGGGAAGCTCAGGGGAATAAAGGCAAACTTACTGAGGCAGTTTGCCCTTGTAGGGGACCTAAACGGCAGGTTCATATTCCCCGAGTTTTCCCTATCGCCCGACGCCGTTTACGCAAGTATAAAGCTCCTTGAGCTCATGAGCTTCAGCAACGCATCGGTCTCGGAGCTTCTCTCGGCCATTCCCCCGTTCTTCTTTAAACACGTGATAGTGAGCTGCCCCTCCTCTAAAAAGGCGAAACTGATGAGGAAGATATCGGAAGAGGCAATGGAGAAACGGGCCTCTTTCATAGACGGCGTGAAAATCTTCTTCAACGGCGACTGGATACTCCTGATTCCCGACCAGTTCACAGACAACCTCCACATCTTCGTCCAGACCGAAAAAGAGGAGAGGGGCAGAGAGCTTCTAAACCAGTTCAACAGGAAGATTGAAAAATGGATAGAGGAGAAAGAGTAAAACTGGTTCTCCTGTGGCACATGCACCAGCCCCTCTACAGGAACGGGATAACCGGCGAGTACGAGATGCCCTGGGTGTTCCTCCACGGGATAAAGGACTACTACGACATGGCCTGGCACGCATCCAAGTTCGAGGGGCTGAAAGTTACGTTCAACCTTACGCCGGTTCTGATAAAACAGCTTAAAGAGTACGGAGAGGGGAAGGCCAACTGCAAATTCCTCGAGCTGATGAAGAGACCCGTTAAAGAGCTCCAAAACCACGAGAAGCGGTGGCTGCTGCAGTTCCTCTTCCACGGAAACGTTGAAACCATGGTGAAGCCGTTCAAACACTACTACGAGCTCTTCCTCCGGTTCGAGAGAGAGAGCCAAGAGGGGAGCTTCCTGAAAAACCTAACAAGCCAAGACTTCTTAAACCTTGAAGTGCTGTTCTTGCTTTCGTGGTGCGGCAGGTACCTGAGGGAGAACTCAAGGGTCGTAAAGAGACTCGTAGAGAAAGAGAGCGTTTTCTCCGAAGAGGAGAAGCTGGAGCTCATAGGAGAGCTGCTCAGGTTCACCGGCAAGGTAATTCCCCTCTACAGCCGGCTCAGCAGGGAGGGGAAGGTAGAGGTATCGACAACCCCCTACTACCACCCGATACTCCCCCTGCTCTTAAACATAGAGGCGGCAAAGGAGAGCACTCCCGACGTAAGGCTCCCTGCGCTCCACGTGAACTTCAAAGACGACGCCGAGCTCCAGACCGAAAAGGCCATTAAAGAGGTAAAGGAGCTCTTCGACTTTAAAGGGGGAGTGTGGCCGGCAGAGGGGGGCGTAAGCGAGGAAGCCCTGAAGCTCCTGAAGGAGAAAGGGGCAAACTGGTGTGCAACCGACGAGGAGGTTCTGTTTAAGTCTTTAAGCAGGCGCTTTGGAACCAGGGAGCCCCTGTACAGAGTCTACAGCTACGAGGGACTGAAACTGCTGTTCAGAGACAGGGAGCTCAGCGACCTGATAGGGTTCGTCTATAAGAGCTGGAGGGAGGACGACGCTGTAGAGGACTTCACCGGAAGGTTAAAGAGAATAGGTGAGCAGTTCAAAGAACCTGTTGTAAGCGTGATACTGGACGGGGAGAACTGTTGGGAGTTCTACAGGGAAAACGGCTACCCCTTCAGGGAGAAGCTCTACAGGACGCTCTCCCAGCTTGAGTGGGTGGAGAGCGTTTTCCCCAGCGAGCTTGAAGCCACCGAGAAGCTCGAAAGGGTGGTTGCAGGAAGCTGGATAGGGGGAAACTTCCTCACCTGGGTGGGAGACCGAGAGAAGAACAGGGCCTGGGAGCTTTTGGGGATAACCAAGCTCAACCT is a window of Thermovibrio ammonificans HB-1 DNA encoding:
- a CDS encoding hydroxyacid dehydrogenase: MKVAFFELEGWEEPVIRETLEPKGFEIVTLSREPLKESDIERIKDVEALSVFIYSKVDRKVIETLPNLKIVTTRSTGFDHIDVEAARERGIAVCNVPDYGMETVAEYALLMILALLRKLKPTIERTCRGIFSREGLRGHDLAGKTVGVIGTGRIGARLVKLLSGFDVKVLAYDVKPKEELVERFGVEYVSLEELLSRSDIVSLHVPYLPSTHHLINRENIKLMKKGSYLVNTSRGAVVETDAIVEALKEGRLAGVALDTFEGEEVWTEEELIIFRGEKDVSPEVLKKAIETFALAQFDNVILSPHNAYNTHEAIMRILTKTLKNLVEFKEKGRCTYPVYK
- a CDS encoding SAM-dependent methyltransferase, with the translated sequence MTKEVCSEREVEELNREIVNRLLKGAPGEEETSVILWNNKRVWGRGDKLKIRIKTPWSLKEALKQFNDLSLAESYIYGLIDLEGDIFLLFPLVDWILQRRWPLSEKVKLWRLIRRLPGEAQIKRCWAEVDGELHSIERDKQAIQYHYDVSNDFYRLFLDRNMVYSCGYFRTPHDSLDRAQEQKIDYICRKLMLKPGERFLDIGCGWGALIIHAAKKYGVYALGITLSENQYRYVKERIKEEGLEGRCEVLLADYRELNEPESFDKIASVGMFEHVGQKRALTYFKQAYNLLKEKGIFLNHAISCNYHEFGKPASQFIRKYVFPDGELLPIYLTVEKAEEAGFEVRDVECLREHYTLTLMHWVRNLERNYKKAVEIAGEERYRIWRLYMASSAYQFLTNRIGLYQTLLVKTAKDGSSGFPLTREHLYREG
- a CDS encoding sugar phosphate nucleotidyltransferase gives rise to the protein MKAVVMAGGFGTRIQPLTNSLPKPMLPVVNLPMMEHTMKKLVALGVEEFVILLYYKPEVIKEYFGDGSRLGVKVNYVLPEADYGTAGAVKKAQQFLNETFIVVSGDVITDFDFREIAGFHEFKKSPVTITLTSVSNPLQFGIVITDKEGKILKFLEKPGWGEVFSDTINTGIYIMEPEVLDFIPENVPFDFSKDLFPLLMEKGIELFGFKAQGYWKDVGNPDAYREVHRDILQGKVKLQIPGKLVKHREGVLFLQGDAEIPKSVKIRGTVVVGKGVEVGEGTLLENTVIGPETEVGKRCQLRECILWDRVKVGDDSKLRNTVICSFTELGSGVTALKGAIIAEKVKIEDNVQIAKDVVIWPEKFVESGSIVSSNLVWGERWKRSLFEGGRISGRINVELSPELAAKLGAAFGSTLPEGSWVYTSRDYHRASRMIKRAFVSGLLSTGVNVLDLRQFPHPAMRFLLENTKKVAGVHFEASVGSPGHTDILFFDENGLPIDTNREKAIERIFFRERFRRVGPSEVGLIKESSYAADRYQRAIEESIDHKIKQPSYRVVADLMNGVYSALYPELLAHFKVESVVLNSYFSEEKITHLPILKEKALWSVPRIVKATEADIGFIIYPNGERLKVISDTGEFVPNYKLLLLFLLALDRAVEQQVKVLVPVSCPSVLDGKLKNVIVERGKLRGIKANLLRQFALVGDLNGRFIFPEFSLSPDAVYASIKLLELMSFSNASVSELLSAIPPFFFKHVIVSCPSSKKAKLMRKISEEAMEKRASFIDGVKIFFNGDWILLIPDQFTDNLHIFVQTEKEERGRELLNQFNRKIEKWIEEKE
- a CDS encoding glycoside hydrolase family 57 protein, which translates into the protein MDRGERVKLVLLWHMHQPLYRNGITGEYEMPWVFLHGIKDYYDMAWHASKFEGLKVTFNLTPVLIKQLKEYGEGKANCKFLELMKRPVKELQNHEKRWLLQFLFHGNVETMVKPFKHYYELFLRFERESQEGSFLKNLTSQDFLNLEVLFLLSWCGRYLRENSRVVKRLVEKESVFSEEEKLELIGELLRFTGKVIPLYSRLSREGKVEVSTTPYYHPILPLLLNIEAAKESTPDVRLPALHVNFKDDAELQTEKAIKEVKELFDFKGGVWPAEGGVSEEALKLLKEKGANWCATDEEVLFKSLSRRFGTREPLYRVYSYEGLKLLFRDRELSDLIGFVYKSWREDDAVEDFTGRLKRIGEQFKEPVVSVILDGENCWEFYRENGYPFREKLYRTLSQLEWVESVFPSELEATEKLERVVAGSWIGGNFLTWVGDREKNRAWELLGITKLNLEEERENDNYRKAKEKLLAAEGSDWFWWFGKGHYTPFSQTFDRLFRSNLIAVYKLLNKTIPQELFTPISRFKSSASEPPRNFVKAQVDGQVTSYYEWLEAGKVDLLEFSTMATQGFVMRELYYGYDRNGNLYLRVDGDWKRLKGRRFQVVFEISGKEKKSFTVEPNGTVTGCKGAKGALNRILEVEIPAECLSERGRLYLTVKLVVDGKVVEEAPFLSYALLDLSRDFSSEWMV